The genomic window GTCGCGCAGCACATGGCTCATGCGCTCGCGCGCGCCCTCGCTCCACATCGTCACGATCACACGCTTGCCGTTCGCCTGCAGCGCGTGAATGTGCCTCGTCACCGCGTCAAACACATTGGCGTTCGGCTCAGCGCGCTCGGCGGCGAAGTTGTGGCCCTGCTTGGTGCCGCAATCGACAACAGCCCCTCCGCCCTCCGGCACCGCAAACGGCGTCACGCGGACCAGCGAAAAGGCCTCGAGCTTGTCCTTCCATTCCTGTTCGGAAAAATAAAGCCGGTCCGGCGGCAAGGGTTTGTAGGGCGCACCGCCGGCGGACGCCGGCACGTCCTTGCGTGCGCCGTAATAGTCCGTGATCTGAGCGAAACGCTCATGCGCGGCTTCTTCCGCCAGCGGTTCGATCGCAACAGGCGATCCAGGCACATAATCGAACAGGGTGTCGAGCCGGTCATGAAACAGCGGCAGCCAATGCTCCATCCCGGGATAGCGGCGGCCTTCGCTGACGGCTTCGTAGAGCACGTCGCCGGGCTCGGTCGCGCCGAAGGCTGCGACATAGCCGGTGCGGAATTTGCGGATAGTCTCGGTGGTGAGCTGGAATTCTGCGACCGGCACCAGATTAAGCGCGCGCATGTCGTATTGCGTGCGCTGCGTTTCCGGGTCGAAGGCGCGGATCGTCTCCAGCGTGTCGCCAAAGAAATCGAGCCGCACCGGATCATCCATGCCGGGCGGAAACAGGTCGAGGATGCCGCCGCGCACGGCGTATTCGCCCGGCTCGCGCACGGTCGATGCGCGCAGGTAGCCGTTCAGCTCGAGCCACGCCACGACATGATCCATGCCGAGTACGTTGCCGGGCGCCGCCGACAGGGATTGCCCCGAGACCCGGTCGCGCGGCGGCACACGCTGCAAAGCGGCGTTCACAGTCGTCAGCAGGATCGAGGCTTTCTCATGCCCGCGTGTTGTGGCGAGCCGCGCCAGCGTCATCATGCGCTGCGCCATCACTGCGGCATGCGGCGAAACGCGATCATATGGCAGGCAATCCCAGGCGGGAAATTCCAGCACGGGTATGTCCGGTGCAAAGAAAGACAGCCCGCGTGCCAGTGCCGCCATGCGTGCCCCGTCGCGGCAGATGACGACCAGACTGACGCCCGCCGCGTTCGGCTTTGCCGCCACCGCCCGCGCCAGATCGGACAGGACCAGCCCCTCCGCGCCGTCGGCTACGCCGGACAGGGTCAGCGGCTTGCCAGCGCGCAACAGCTCGCCCGGGGATTTCGCCATCAGCGCAACCCGTCATTGGCGTTATGGAAAGCGCGCAGCCGCTTCATCACCGTCGTGTCGTAGATCGCCGGAATGTCGATCTCGCCGGTGACCCAGACATAGAGATCATGGTCCGGCACCTCGAGCAGGCTTTCATATTGATCCAGCTCGGCGTCCGACATTTCCCCGATATGGGCGTCGGCAAAACGTCCCATGAGCAGGTCGGCTTCCCGGATGCCCCGGTGCCAGGAGCGGAACAGAAGTCGCCGCCGGCGCGGATCCAGCCCCTCACTCGATCGCGTCGTTCCGGTCATTCGTTCCTTCTCCTGCAACGCCAAACGCCCGGACGGGCCGGGCGCGGGTTATATATGCTGCGAGTCTGCGCCTGTCAGCCGCCATGAGTGCATAAACCCCTTCCGAAGCCCGCATGCGCCCATCTTTGCTCGATCCGTTCTTTGCCGCGATCAGTTCCCTGCCTGGGGTCGGTCCCAAGGTGGAGAAGCTGTACCGCAAGCTGCTCGGGCGCGAGGAGGAGCCGCGTGTTCTCGATCTATTGTTTCATATGCCGACGGGGGCGATTGACCGCCGCGACCGGCCGAAGCTGCGCGATGTCGAGCCGGGAAAGGTGGTGACTGTCGCTGTGACGATCGACAGGCATCGCCCGGCGCCGCCGGGCCGCGCGCGTGCGCCGCATCTGGTCTATGCCAGCGACGAGACCGGCGACATCGTTCTCACCTATTTCCACGCCCGCAAGGATTACCTGGAAAAGCTCCTGCCGGTCGGCGAGACTCGCTACGTCTCCGGCACGGCGGCGCTGTATGACGGGATGCTGCAGATGGTGCATCCCGACCGCGTCGTCGATGAAAAAGGCCTCGCAGCCCTGCCGATGATCGAGCCGGTCTATCCGCTCACCGAAGGGCTCGGCGGCAACCAAATTCGCAAGGCGATGGATGGAGCGCTCGCGAAGATTCCGGCGTTGCCGGAATGGCAGGATAAGGCCTGGCTTGCGCGCAACCATTTCCCCTCCCTCAAGGACGCGTTTCATGCTCTGCATCGTCCGGCCGAACCTGGCGGCGCGTTGCCCGACAGCGCAGCCTGGAAGCGTCTCGCCTATGACGAATTCCTCGCTGGACAATTGGCGCTTGCGTTGGTGCGCGCCGATCTGAAGAAGCGATCCGGGCGGCCCAGCGCCGGCGATGGACACATTCGAAAGAAGGTTATTGCCGCCCTGCCCTATTCGCTGACGCTGTCTCAGCGCCGCGCGGTCGATGTCATTGTCGAGGATCTCGGCAAGCCAGAACGCATGTTGCGCATGCTGCAGGGCGACGTCGGCTCCGGCAAGACCGTCGTGGCGCTGCTCGCAGCGGCAGCAGTGATCGAAGCCGGGCGCCAGGCGGCGCTCATGGCGCCGACCGAAATTCTGGTGCGCCAGCACTTCAAAACCATTGCGCCGTTCGCGGAGGCCGCCAAACTGCGCATCGCCATCTTGACCGGGCGGGAAAAAGGGCGCGAGCGTGACGAGCTTCTGCAAAAGCTTGAAGAAGGCGATATCGACCTTCTGCTCGGCACGCATGCCTTGTTTCAGGACGATGTTCTTTTCCGAGATCTGGCGCTGGCGATCGTGGATGAACAGCATCGGTTCGGCGTGCATCAAAGGCTGGCGCTTGCCCGCAAGGGCAATGCGGTCGATATGCTGGTCATGACCGCGACGCCCATTCCGCGCACCCTGGTGCTGACCTATTTCGGCGATATGGATGTATCGGAGCTGCGCGAGAAGCCGGCCGGACGACAACCGATCGATACCCGCACCATCCCGCTCGACCGGCTGCCTGAGGTCATCGACGCGGTCGGACGCGCGCTGGACGAAGGCAAGCGGGTCTACTGGGTCTGCCCGCTGATCGAAGAGTCCGAGAAAAGCGATCTTGCGGCCGCCGAAGATCGTTTCGCGGTCCTGAAGCAGCGTTTCGGCGGATTGGCCGATCTGGTCCATGGCCGCATGCGCGGCGCGGACAAGGATGCCGCCATGCAACGCTTCGCAAGCGGCAAGACCCGGTTAATGGTGGCAACGACGGTGATCGAAGTGGGTGTCGACGTGCCCGAAGCCACGGTCATGGTCATCGAGCATGCCGAGCGCTTCGGCCTCGCGCAGTTGCATCAGTTGCGCGGCCGCATCGGCCGCGGCAGCGGCCATTCCACATGTCTGCTGCTTTACAAGACGCCGCTCGGTGAAACCGCGAAGGCGCGCCTCGCCATCATGCGCGAAAGCGAGGATGGCTTCCGAATTGCGGAAGAAGACCTGAAGCTGCGCGGCGAAGGCGACGTGCTCGGCACGCGCCAAAGCGGCCTGCCGGGCTTTCGCATCGCCCGCATCGAGACCCATGGGGCGCTGCTCACCGCCGCACGCGATGACGCCAATCTGATCCTCAGTCGCGATCCTAAGCTCGCGAGCGAGCGCGGGAAGACGCTGCTGCATCTCCTCTATCTTTTCGAGCGCGATGAAGCGGTGCGGCTGATCCGGGCCGGCTGACCTACGCGGTCTTGGGCGCAGGTCCGCCGAACCGGTTGTCGCCCGGCTGGCCGGGCTGGCAATACCAGTAGATCAACAGGATGGTTCCAATGATTGTGAAAGCGATCAACTGCCACCAGCCGGTCCGATCGATATCATGCAGACGCCGCGCACCCACGGCGAGTGACGGCAGAAGCGTAACGACCGACGCGATGGAATTGAGCGGCGAAATCTCGTTGCCCGGGAAAATGGCCATGTCGAGGATGGCTGTCGCGGTTCCGAGGATGAAGCAGAACAGCACCCAGTACCAGAATTCCGACCTTACGGCGCGGCCGGAGAAATTCACGTAGT from Pseudorhodoplanes sp. includes these protein-coding regions:
- a CDS encoding succinate dehydrogenase assembly factor 2; this translates as MTGTTRSSEGLDPRRRRLLFRSWHRGIREADLLMGRFADAHIGEMSDAELDQYESLLEVPDHDLYVWVTGEIDIPAIYDTTVMKRLRAFHNANDGLR
- the recG gene encoding ATP-dependent DNA helicase RecG, with product MRPSLLDPFFAAISSLPGVGPKVEKLYRKLLGREEEPRVLDLLFHMPTGAIDRRDRPKLRDVEPGKVVTVAVTIDRHRPAPPGRARAPHLVYASDETGDIVLTYFHARKDYLEKLLPVGETRYVSGTAALYDGMLQMVHPDRVVDEKGLAALPMIEPVYPLTEGLGGNQIRKAMDGALAKIPALPEWQDKAWLARNHFPSLKDAFHALHRPAEPGGALPDSAAWKRLAYDEFLAGQLALALVRADLKKRSGRPSAGDGHIRKKVIAALPYSLTLSQRRAVDVIVEDLGKPERMLRMLQGDVGSGKTVVALLAAAAVIEAGRQAALMAPTEILVRQHFKTIAPFAEAAKLRIAILTGREKGRERDELLQKLEEGDIDLLLGTHALFQDDVLFRDLALAIVDEQHRFGVHQRLALARKGNAVDMLVMTATPIPRTLVLTYFGDMDVSELREKPAGRQPIDTRTIPLDRLPEVIDAVGRALDEGKRVYWVCPLIEESEKSDLAAAEDRFAVLKQRFGGLADLVHGRMRGADKDAAMQRFASGKTRLMVATTVIEVGVDVPEATVMVIEHAERFGLAQLHQLRGRIGRGSGHSTCLLLYKTPLGETAKARLAIMRESEDGFRIAEEDLKLRGEGDVLGTRQSGLPGFRIARIETHGALLTAARDDANLILSRDPKLASERGKTLLHLLYLFERDEAVRLIRAG
- a CDS encoding DUF805 domain-containing protein yields the protein MNFIDAIKSGFVNYVNFSGRAVRSEFWYWVLFCFILGTATAILDMAIFPGNEISPLNSIASVVTLLPSLAVGARRLHDIDRTGWWQLIAFTIIGTILLIYWYCQPGQPGDNRFGGPAPKTA